A stretch of Labrus bergylta chromosome 19, fLabBer1.1, whole genome shotgun sequence DNA encodes these proteins:
- the eomesa gene encoding eomesodermin homolog a isoform X2 yields the protein MQLENILPSTSINLPKTFYNLSSSDSANNSPRPSSQLEYQEVERTESESSAPKKYLGSGMLGEGEGDTFTKTGPDGRKGSPVLGEDELTTARRYNIDELGSDRYFISSSQASSDMASPCSLFPYAGQTGSVYSGSSSSRYPASLHYGSVLPPTGFSSSSVCTGRSQFSSGGYQFSQGPGCLYPSYPGAGTGISSMSLPGSAAGARAQVYLCNRPLWLKFHRHQTEMIITKQGRRMFPFLSFNITGLNLTAHYNVFVEVVLADPNHWRFQGGKWVTCGKADNNMQGNKMYVHPESPNTGAHWMRQEISFGKLKLTNNKGANNNNTQMIVLQSLHKYQPRLHIVEVTEEGVEDMSNEARTQTFTFPENQFIAVTAYQNTDITQLKIDHNPFAKGFRDNYDSMYTAPESDRLTPSPTDSPRSTQIVPGARYAMQPFFQDQFVNNLPQNRFYTSERAVPQTNSLLSPQSEDASAAAASAQRWFVPPVQQPGSNKLDLSYENDYSTSSLLSYGIKPLSLQTSHALSYYPDSAFASMAAGWGTRSSYQRKMTTGLPWSPRPSPPAFPEDQLGVTKDKLPEESAPPVSTWIETSHSLKSVDSTDSGVYSVVCKRRRMSPGGSSTENSPTIKCEDLTTEEYNKDNPKGAKA from the exons ATGCAGCTAGAGAACATCCTACCCAGCACGAGCATCAATTTACCCAAAACCTTTTACAACCTCTCATCGTCGGACAGCGCCAACAACAGCCCGAGGCCGTCATCACAGCTCGAGTATCAAGAAGTGGAGCGGACGGAATCAGAATCCAGCGCGCCGAAGAAGTACCTGGGTAGCGGGATGttgggagagggagagggggacaCTTTCACTAAAACCGGGCCGGATGGAAGGAAAGGCTCCCCGGTGCTTGGTGAGGACGAGTTGACGACTGCGAGGCGTTACAACATAGACGAACTTGGCTCTGACAGATACTTCATCTCGTCTTCCCAGGCGAGTTCCGACATGGCGAGTCCCTGTTCACTCTTCCCTTACGCAGGACAGACCGGGTCAGTGTACAGCGGCTCCAGCAGCTCCAGGTACCCAGCTTCGCTTCATTACGGTTCCGTGTTGCCACCAACAGGCTTCTCCTCCTCGTCCGTATGCACCGGCCGGAGTCAGTTTAGCAGCGGAGGGTATCAGTTCAGCCAGGGGCCGGGCTGTTTGTACCCCTCCTATCCCGGGGCAGGGACGGGGATCAGCTCAATGTCTCTACCAGGGTCTGCAGCCGGAGCCAGGGCGCAGGTCTATCTTTGCAACCGGCCTCTGTGGCTCAAGTTCCACCGGCATCAGACGGAGATGATCATTACCAAGCAGGGCAG ACGAATGTTCCCATTCCTCAGTTTCAACATCACTGGACTCAACCTCACGGCCCATTACAACGTCTTCGTAGAAGTGGTTTTGGCTGACCCGAATCACTGGCGCTTTCAGGGAGGGAAGTGGGTCACCTGTGGAAAAGCAGACAATAATATGCAAG GTAACAAAATGTATGTTCATCCTGAATCCCCGAACACTGGAGCTCACTGGATGAGGCAAGAAATCTCTTTTGGCAAACTGAAGCTGACCAACAATAAAggagcaaacaacaacaacacacag ATGATCGTCTTGCAGTCGCTTCACAAATACCAACCGCGGCTGCACATTGTGGAGGTGACAGAAGAAGGCGTGGAGGACATGAGCAACGAGGCCAGAACTCAAACCTTCACTTTCCCAGAGAACCAGTTTATAGCTGTCACTGCTTACCAGAACACAGAT atcaCGCAGCTCAAGATAGATCACAACCCCTTTGCAAAAGGCTTCCGGGACAACTATGACTC GATGTACACGGCCCCAGAGAGCGACAGGCTGACACCGTCACCCACAGACTCTCCTCGCTCGACCCAAATCGTCCCTGGTGCTCGCTATGCCATGCAGCCTTTCTTTCAGGACCAGTTTGTCAACAACCTGCCACAAAACCGCTTCTACACCAGTGAACGGGCAGTCCCCCAAACCAACAGCCTTCTTTCCCCGCAGAGCGAGGATGCCAGCGCAGCTGCTGCCTCCGCCCAGCGCTGGTTCGTCCCCCCGGTCCAGCAACCGGGCTCCAACAAGCTGGATCTGTCGTATGAGAACGACTACTCCACCAGCAGCCTCCTCTCCTACGGCATCAAACCCCTCTCCCTGCAGACGTCCCACGCCCTCAGCTACTACCCAGACTCGGCCTTCGCCTCTATGGCCGCAGGATGGGGCACCAGAAGCTCGTATCAGCGCAAGATGACCACCGGTCTGCCCTGGTCCCCTCGCCCGAGCCCCCCAGCCTTCCCTGAGGACCAGCTCGGTGTTACAAAAGACAAGCTACCAGAGGAGAGCGCGCCACCTGTTTCAACTTGGATCGAGACGTCCCACTCACTAAAATCAGTGGACTCTACCGATTCTGGTGTGTACTCGGTGGTGTGCAAGAGACGCAGAATGTCTCCCGGGGGCTCTAGCACGGAGAACTCCCCGACAATCAAGTGCGAGGACTTGACCACAGAAGAGTACAACAAGGACAACCCAAAAG GTGCCAAAGCTTAG
- the eomesa gene encoding eomesodermin homolog a isoform X1, which produces MQLENILPSTSINLPKTFYNLSSSDSANNSPRPSSQLEYQEVERTESESSAPKKYLGSGMLGEGEGDTFTKTGPDGRKGSPVLGEDELTTARRYNIDELGSDRYFISSSQASSDMASPCSLFPYAGQTGSVYSGSSSSRYPASLHYGSVLPPTGFSSSSVCTGRSQFSSGGYQFSQGPGCLYPSYPGAGTGISSMSLPGSAAGARAQVYLCNRPLWLKFHRHQTEMIITKQGRRMFPFLSFNITGLNLTAHYNVFVEVVLADPNHWRFQGGKWVTCGKADNNMQGNKMYVHPESPNTGAHWMRQEISFGKLKLTNNKGANNNNTQMIVLQSLHKYQPRLHIVEVTEEGVEDMSNEARTQTFTFPENQFIAVTAYQNTDITQLKIDHNPFAKGFRDNYDSMYTAPESDRLTPSPTDSPRSTQIVPGARYAMQPFFQDQFVNNLPQNRFYTSERAVPQTNSLLSPQSEDASAAAASAQRWFVPPVQQPGSNKLDLSYENDYSTSSLLSYGIKPLSLQTSHALSYYPDSAFASMAAGWGTRSSYQRKMTTGLPWSPRPSPPAFPEDQLGVTKDKLPEESAPPVSTWIETSHSLKSVDSTDSGVYSVVCKRRRMSPGGSSTENSPTIKCEDLTTEEYNKDNPKGMGYYAFYTSP; this is translated from the exons ATGCAGCTAGAGAACATCCTACCCAGCACGAGCATCAATTTACCCAAAACCTTTTACAACCTCTCATCGTCGGACAGCGCCAACAACAGCCCGAGGCCGTCATCACAGCTCGAGTATCAAGAAGTGGAGCGGACGGAATCAGAATCCAGCGCGCCGAAGAAGTACCTGGGTAGCGGGATGttgggagagggagagggggacaCTTTCACTAAAACCGGGCCGGATGGAAGGAAAGGCTCCCCGGTGCTTGGTGAGGACGAGTTGACGACTGCGAGGCGTTACAACATAGACGAACTTGGCTCTGACAGATACTTCATCTCGTCTTCCCAGGCGAGTTCCGACATGGCGAGTCCCTGTTCACTCTTCCCTTACGCAGGACAGACCGGGTCAGTGTACAGCGGCTCCAGCAGCTCCAGGTACCCAGCTTCGCTTCATTACGGTTCCGTGTTGCCACCAACAGGCTTCTCCTCCTCGTCCGTATGCACCGGCCGGAGTCAGTTTAGCAGCGGAGGGTATCAGTTCAGCCAGGGGCCGGGCTGTTTGTACCCCTCCTATCCCGGGGCAGGGACGGGGATCAGCTCAATGTCTCTACCAGGGTCTGCAGCCGGAGCCAGGGCGCAGGTCTATCTTTGCAACCGGCCTCTGTGGCTCAAGTTCCACCGGCATCAGACGGAGATGATCATTACCAAGCAGGGCAG ACGAATGTTCCCATTCCTCAGTTTCAACATCACTGGACTCAACCTCACGGCCCATTACAACGTCTTCGTAGAAGTGGTTTTGGCTGACCCGAATCACTGGCGCTTTCAGGGAGGGAAGTGGGTCACCTGTGGAAAAGCAGACAATAATATGCAAG GTAACAAAATGTATGTTCATCCTGAATCCCCGAACACTGGAGCTCACTGGATGAGGCAAGAAATCTCTTTTGGCAAACTGAAGCTGACCAACAATAAAggagcaaacaacaacaacacacag ATGATCGTCTTGCAGTCGCTTCACAAATACCAACCGCGGCTGCACATTGTGGAGGTGACAGAAGAAGGCGTGGAGGACATGAGCAACGAGGCCAGAACTCAAACCTTCACTTTCCCAGAGAACCAGTTTATAGCTGTCACTGCTTACCAGAACACAGAT atcaCGCAGCTCAAGATAGATCACAACCCCTTTGCAAAAGGCTTCCGGGACAACTATGACTC GATGTACACGGCCCCAGAGAGCGACAGGCTGACACCGTCACCCACAGACTCTCCTCGCTCGACCCAAATCGTCCCTGGTGCTCGCTATGCCATGCAGCCTTTCTTTCAGGACCAGTTTGTCAACAACCTGCCACAAAACCGCTTCTACACCAGTGAACGGGCAGTCCCCCAAACCAACAGCCTTCTTTCCCCGCAGAGCGAGGATGCCAGCGCAGCTGCTGCCTCCGCCCAGCGCTGGTTCGTCCCCCCGGTCCAGCAACCGGGCTCCAACAAGCTGGATCTGTCGTATGAGAACGACTACTCCACCAGCAGCCTCCTCTCCTACGGCATCAAACCCCTCTCCCTGCAGACGTCCCACGCCCTCAGCTACTACCCAGACTCGGCCTTCGCCTCTATGGCCGCAGGATGGGGCACCAGAAGCTCGTATCAGCGCAAGATGACCACCGGTCTGCCCTGGTCCCCTCGCCCGAGCCCCCCAGCCTTCCCTGAGGACCAGCTCGGTGTTACAAAAGACAAGCTACCAGAGGAGAGCGCGCCACCTGTTTCAACTTGGATCGAGACGTCCCACTCACTAAAATCAGTGGACTCTACCGATTCTGGTGTGTACTCGGTGGTGTGCAAGAGACGCAGAATGTCTCCCGGGGGCTCTAGCACGGAGAACTCCCCGACAATCAAGTGCGAGGACTTGACCACAGAAGAGTACAACAAGGACAACCCAAAAGGCATGGGTTATTATGCATTCTACACAAGCCCCTAA